From Paraburkholderia fungorum, the proteins below share one genomic window:
- a CDS encoding AI-2E family transporter — translation MLIAPATRRLWARELLDVLIRAGLVAVLAIFCFRIFVPFLNLMVWALILAITLYPVQVRLRRTFGGKEGLIASLIVLVAFAVILVPTYLLGVAVAASIDHAMAAFKAGTFRVPPPTQAIASWPLVGKLLYDYWLQATTDLTGLAQKFAPQLKDAGLALLGMVTGLGAGLLLFFVALIVAGILMAHGEKGHNSAVQIASRISGPENGPQIADLCTATIRAVAQGVVGIAFIQMLLIGIGFVVMGIPGAGLLALAVLLLGIMQLPATLITIPVIVFVIATQGVSTVTVIFAVYVFVAGLADNVLKPLLLGRGVAVPMPVVLIGALGGMVTGGVIGLFIGPVMLSVGYQLFWRWVRDDASPERLKETTPG, via the coding sequence ATGTTGATCGCACCGGCTACCCGACGGTTATGGGCTAGAGAATTGCTCGATGTTCTGATCCGCGCGGGACTCGTCGCTGTTCTGGCCATCTTCTGTTTCCGGATTTTCGTTCCGTTCCTCAACCTCATGGTCTGGGCGTTAATCCTCGCGATCACGCTGTATCCGGTTCAGGTGAGACTCAGGCGCACCTTCGGCGGCAAGGAAGGCCTGATCGCCTCGCTGATCGTTCTCGTCGCGTTTGCGGTGATTCTCGTGCCGACCTATCTGCTGGGCGTCGCTGTAGCTGCATCGATCGATCATGCGATGGCCGCGTTCAAAGCCGGCACCTTCCGCGTTCCGCCACCCACGCAGGCAATCGCCAGCTGGCCGCTGGTAGGCAAGCTCCTGTACGACTACTGGCTGCAGGCCACGACAGACCTCACCGGCCTCGCGCAGAAGTTCGCACCCCAACTCAAGGATGCCGGGCTCGCGCTGCTCGGAATGGTCACCGGGCTCGGCGCGGGGCTGCTGCTCTTTTTTGTCGCGTTGATTGTCGCCGGGATCCTGATGGCGCACGGTGAGAAAGGCCACAACAGCGCGGTGCAGATTGCGTCGCGTATCTCAGGCCCGGAGAACGGCCCGCAGATCGCCGACCTGTGCACCGCCACCATTCGCGCGGTCGCTCAGGGCGTGGTCGGCATCGCGTTTATCCAGATGCTGTTGATCGGTATCGGATTCGTCGTCATGGGTATTCCGGGGGCGGGTCTGCTTGCGCTCGCCGTGCTGCTGCTCGGGATCATGCAGTTGCCCGCCACCCTGATCACGATTCCGGTGATTGTCTTCGTGATCGCCACGCAAGGGGTGAGCACCGTCACGGTCATCTTCGCCGTGTATGTGTTCGTCGCGGGTCTGGCCGACAACGTCCTTAAGCCATTGCTGCTGGGCCGCGGGGTCGCCGTGCCGATGCCGGTGGTGCTGATCGGCGCGCTCGGCGGCATGGTGACGGGAGGCGTCATCGGCCTGTTCATCGGTCCCGTGATGCTCTCGGTGGGCTATCAGCTGTTCTGGCGCTGGGTCAGAGACGACGCCAGCCCGGAGCGCCTGAAGGAAACGACGCCCGGCTGA
- a CDS encoding intermembrane transport protein PqiB has translation MPEFPTAVATGQSKWRIQLIWIVPIVAVLIAGWLAVQSVMNEGPTIVIRFTTGDGIEAGKTKIKFKNVDVGVIKSLALSDDHKTVLARADMSRNAASMLVDDTRFWVVRPRIAGGTVSGISTLISGSHIGMDIGASSKARRDFTGLESPPVLASGTPGREYVLKSANIGSLDIGSPIFFRRLQVGQVISYALDPDGAGMTLHVFINAPYDKYVTNDSRFWHASGVDVTLDTSGVKIDTESMASVLIGGLAFENPPESTEKIEADTRHQYVLFANRSDAMKQHDTIVDQYVLNFNESVRGLTVGAPVDFRGIVVGEVAAISARFDPVKKSFDIPVVVKLFPERLISRENWDPSRKNTASERKQFADYLVSKGLRAQLRTGSLLTGQLYVAIDFFPSAPKAAVDWHKETPQLPTVPGNLQGLQESITSLVAKLNAIPFDGISKDLRKTINDADGLLNTMNSDLAPDAKATLAAARETLTSANRALQSDSPLQQNTVETMQELSRAAVSVRSLADYLEQHPESLIRGKKADAR, from the coding sequence ATGCCCGAGTTCCCCACGGCGGTTGCGACCGGGCAATCGAAGTGGCGTATCCAGTTGATATGGATCGTGCCGATCGTCGCGGTGCTGATTGCCGGGTGGCTCGCAGTTCAGTCCGTGATGAACGAGGGGCCGACTATCGTCATCCGTTTTACAACCGGAGATGGCATCGAAGCCGGTAAAACCAAAATCAAGTTCAAGAATGTCGATGTTGGCGTGATCAAAAGTCTCGCGCTTTCCGACGATCACAAAACCGTGCTGGCGCGGGCCGATATGTCGCGAAACGCGGCGAGCATGCTGGTCGACGACACGCGCTTCTGGGTCGTTCGTCCGCGTATTGCAGGCGGCACGGTGTCGGGCATCAGCACGTTGATTTCCGGCTCTCACATCGGGATGGATATCGGCGCTTCCAGCAAGGCTCGGCGCGACTTCACAGGGCTGGAGTCGCCACCTGTGCTCGCATCCGGCACCCCAGGGCGGGAGTATGTACTGAAGAGCGCAAATATCGGCTCGCTCGACATTGGCTCGCCGATATTTTTCCGGCGGCTCCAGGTCGGCCAGGTGATCTCGTATGCGCTCGATCCCGACGGCGCAGGGATGACGCTGCACGTCTTCATCAACGCGCCGTACGATAAATATGTCACGAACGACAGCCGCTTCTGGCATGCGAGCGGCGTTGATGTCACGCTGGACACGTCGGGCGTGAAGATCGATACGGAGTCGATGGCATCGGTGTTGATCGGTGGGCTCGCTTTTGAAAACCCGCCGGAATCGACCGAAAAAATCGAAGCGGATACACGACATCAGTATGTGCTGTTCGCCAACCGCTCTGATGCAATGAAACAGCATGACACGATAGTGGACCAGTACGTGCTGAATTTCAACGAGTCGGTACGCGGATTGACTGTCGGTGCGCCGGTAGATTTCCGGGGCATCGTAGTGGGAGAAGTGGCGGCTATTTCCGCGCGCTTCGATCCTGTGAAAAAGTCATTCGATATTCCGGTCGTGGTCAAACTTTTTCCGGAGCGTCTGATCTCGCGAGAGAACTGGGACCCGAGTCGCAAGAACACGGCATCGGAGCGCAAGCAATTCGCGGACTACCTGGTGTCGAAGGGATTGCGTGCGCAACTGCGTACCGGAAGTCTGCTGACGGGGCAGCTCTATGTCGCCATTGATTTCTTTCCGTCAGCGCCGAAGGCGGCTGTGGACTGGCACAAAGAAACGCCGCAATTGCCGACTGTACCGGGGAATCTGCAGGGTTTGCAGGAATCCATCACGAGTCTGGTCGCTAAGCTGAATGCCATTCCTTTCGACGGAATCAGCAAGGATTTACGCAAGACAATCAATGACGCGGACGGACTGCTCAATACGATGAATTCGGATCTTGCGCCCGATGCCAAGGCAACGTTGGCGGCGGCGCGCGAGACGCTGACATCCGCAAATCGTGCATTGCAAAGTGATTCGCCGTTGCAGCAAAACACGGTCGAAACGATGCAGGAGTTGTCGCGTGCGGCTGTGTCGGTCCGCTCGTTGGCGGACTATCTGGAGCAGCATCCAGAGTCGCTGATTCGCGGCAAGAAGGCGGATGCGCGATGA
- a CDS encoding paraquat-inducible protein A, whose amino-acid sequence MSKATLIACRECDLLQWKVSPPDGGRVGCHRCDAALYRSRTANHDRVLALTVAAAILFVVANLFPVVEVWVKGELMESTLAGAASALYTEGMWPIAGLVVLTTIVMPSVHMLAVIYLLLSIRVPLLFPTRRRALPLRPDIVLRLLQHVAPWGMIEVLMLAMLIALVKLQHVATVVPGVGLCSFGAVAVLLTATTAELDFRELWVRLTRTRTSDSGPVAEKLRLRAQKTAARAGVSACTDCGSLCAPFGSIPRPECQRCSNVLHVRKPRSLTRTWAFLIAAIVLYIPAVSLPVMVTQTLFRTQSDTILSGVVFLWTSGSWSLAAIVFIASIVVPMLKIFSLAFLAGSVQLRSTLIPKQRTHNYRLLERIGRWSMLDIYVITILAALVQFGSIATINAGPGAIAFGAVVVLTMLATLSFDPRLIWDAVETERG is encoded by the coding sequence ATGAGTAAAGCCACCTTGATCGCGTGTCGGGAGTGCGATCTGTTGCAGTGGAAAGTCTCGCCGCCGGACGGCGGTCGCGTGGGTTGCCATCGCTGTGATGCAGCGCTCTACCGTAGTCGCACGGCAAACCACGATCGCGTTCTCGCACTTACGGTGGCCGCCGCGATTCTGTTCGTCGTGGCGAATCTGTTCCCGGTCGTGGAAGTTTGGGTCAAGGGCGAACTGATGGAAAGCACGCTGGCTGGCGCAGCGTCGGCGCTCTATACGGAAGGGATGTGGCCAATCGCCGGTCTCGTCGTATTGACCACGATCGTGATGCCTTCGGTCCACATGCTGGCGGTGATCTATCTACTTTTATCGATTCGTGTCCCGCTGCTTTTTCCAACGCGTCGCCGGGCGTTGCCGCTTCGCCCCGACATTGTTCTGCGTCTGCTTCAGCATGTTGCTCCGTGGGGAATGATCGAAGTACTGATGCTTGCGATGTTGATCGCACTGGTCAAACTCCAGCACGTCGCGACTGTCGTTCCGGGTGTGGGTTTGTGCTCATTCGGCGCGGTTGCGGTACTGCTGACGGCGACCACGGCTGAACTGGACTTCCGCGAGCTTTGGGTTCGTCTGACGCGCACTCGCACTTCAGATTCCGGGCCGGTTGCAGAAAAGCTTCGACTTCGTGCGCAGAAAACTGCAGCGCGCGCGGGCGTGTCCGCGTGTACCGACTGCGGCTCGCTGTGCGCACCGTTCGGTTCCATTCCACGCCCGGAATGTCAGCGTTGCAGCAACGTCCTGCACGTTCGTAAACCGCGCAGTCTCACGCGAACGTGGGCGTTTCTTATCGCCGCCATCGTTCTCTATATCCCTGCTGTTTCGTTGCCGGTGATGGTGACGCAAACCCTGTTCCGAACCCAGTCCGACACGATACTCAGTGGTGTCGTATTTCTCTGGACTTCGGGATCGTGGTCGCTCGCCGCTATCGTTTTCATCGCAAGTATCGTGGTACCCATGCTCAAGATCTTCTCGTTGGCTTTTCTCGCTGGCAGCGTCCAGCTACGTTCCACGCTGATTCCAAAACAAAGGACGCACAATTACCGTTTGCTCGAACGGATCGGCCGCTGGTCGATGCTCGATATCTACGTCATTACGATTCTGGCCGCACTCGTGCAATTCGGTTCTATCGCAACGATCAATGCAGGCCCCGGCGCGATAGCGTTTGGCGCGGTTGTCGTACTGACCATGCTCGCGACATTGTCGTTCGATCCACGGTTGATATGGGATGCCGTGGAGACGGAACGTGGATAA
- a CDS encoding DUF3313 domain-containing protein, translated as MMNTRLAAALVTGATALTLSACAGVQPVAYSGLSSTSQMTKNRAGDSDKVPYQYAAPVVWSRYTKVTVDPVVVYQGSDNQFGDMKAEDKTVLAEYMQKTFSDALSKHFDVTTQAGPDSLRVKLTLTGAETTTPFVGQFTHFDIGGNVYNGVQAIFGGKAAFSGSVSYAVEVYDGTNGRLLKAYVSKQYPNAMNLAAAFGSLGAAKTGLDKGADALVAQLH; from the coding sequence ATGATGAACACCCGACTCGCCGCAGCACTCGTGACTGGCGCCACCGCCTTGACGCTTTCCGCCTGCGCAGGCGTGCAACCGGTTGCTTATAGCGGCCTTTCGTCCACGTCGCAAATGACGAAGAACCGCGCGGGCGATTCAGACAAGGTGCCGTACCAGTACGCCGCGCCGGTCGTGTGGTCGCGATACACCAAGGTCACGGTGGACCCTGTCGTTGTCTATCAGGGCAGCGACAATCAGTTTGGCGACATGAAGGCCGAGGACAAAACCGTACTGGCCGAGTACATGCAAAAAACCTTCTCCGACGCGCTCTCCAAACATTTCGACGTCACGACGCAGGCGGGTCCGGACAGCCTGCGCGTCAAGCTGACGCTCACCGGCGCGGAAACGACCACGCCATTCGTTGGACAGTTCACTCACTTCGACATTGGCGGAAATGTCTATAACGGCGTGCAGGCGATTTTTGGTGGGAAGGCCGCATTTAGCGGCTCCGTTTCTTATGCCGTCGAAGTGTATGACGGTACGAACGGTCGTCTGTTGAAAGCGTATGTGTCGAAACAGTATCCGAATGCGATGAACCTGGCCGCCGCGTTCGGCTCGCTGGGCGCGGCAAAAACCGGCCTGGACAAGGGAGCTGACGCGTTGGTGGCTCAACTGCACTGA
- a CDS encoding TetR/AcrR family transcriptional regulator — MDNATRSERSRSAAIRAALAILTRDGPGGLTFDSLSRESGISKGGLLHQFGTKAGVLKALLAYQREHFESFAAGFLAAKGESLPHPVLSSQIAVMRETINQPNSVARSILAALVEDPALLEEIRVQDQVNMRKIRSEAEDPDMALVRLAAARGLAYTTLLGMSSFSDAQRERLFKLLMDDKRWQSLEESQAK, encoded by the coding sequence ATGGACAACGCGACCCGTTCAGAGCGATCCCGCAGCGCCGCCATCAGGGCTGCTTTGGCAATCTTGACGCGCGATGGTCCCGGTGGACTGACTTTCGACTCGCTCTCGCGCGAAAGTGGAATCAGCAAAGGCGGCCTGCTGCATCAGTTCGGCACCAAAGCCGGCGTCCTCAAAGCCCTGCTTGCTTATCAGCGGGAACATTTTGAGTCGTTCGCCGCCGGTTTTCTCGCTGCCAAAGGGGAGTCGCTCCCTCATCCCGTGCTGTCTTCGCAGATCGCTGTCATGCGGGAGACCATCAACCAGCCGAATTCGGTCGCGCGATCCATTCTGGCCGCACTCGTAGAAGATCCCGCTTTGCTGGAGGAGATTCGCGTGCAGGATCAGGTGAACATGCGCAAGATTCGTAGCGAAGCGGAAGATCCCGATATGGCGCTCGTGCGCCTGGCCGCGGCACGAGGTCTCGCTTACACCACCTTGCTCGGAATGAGTTCGTTTTCCGATGCGCAGCGCGAGAGACTTTTCAAGCTGCTGATGGATGACAAGCGCTGGCAGTCTCTCGAAGAGTCTCAGGCGAAATAG
- a CDS encoding bifunctional diguanylate cyclase/phosphodiesterase: MNRNPFFHFLGRLRVGRKLLLIYLLDLSAVVYISGILIHEKYIAIDFSDKELVGNAYVAIVHDAVIDFAMAGAGQPRTAPHSQETASKLADAEHRFGANMQSAEINEKVRTALAAISTPHASAATVDDGLEATRALVTRIGNQSNLILDPDLDSYYAMSLSILRYPELLNDINRIGRHLHNAGARLHDAPMSRDEMRTRYLVLEGQLDAVLQGLRSDYAEASAANGTLSGTIGPSIARMLAAIETYRHVAGAAVDNGADTATLAALDAAQQQVITSVSDAWSMTGSQLESLLHARVRGLFQRMWLHLGTAFFLLCAILSMVYFVAQQVSRPLRQLARVMDTVRRTGDHSLRANWHSQDEIGQLVRGFNDMLAQLDRERDVQKELAATARASAAQYALVEATPVPMVVTAIPGHEVLHANRPALAWLNGCTVDPWGYGLDSEVRARFFQQLSDRDAVDEFEVRWLASGEPTWAMLSARRLDFQGRDAVLTAFTPINQIKLMEQRLELWGKVFEASSEAILILDAQRRLVTANASFYRATGYRADDVAGKEPAFLFGAQEQGDIFPSVIDSVDRLSAWHGEAQVRRRAGSDYPAWLMVSAVRDRRANLSHYICTLIDITDRKKSEARIQFLAEHDVLTELPNRELFVKRLGVALANARRTGQRAAVLFIDLDRFKNINDSLGHHIGDNLLRSVSRRLLQAVRSNDTVSRLGGDEFTVILNGVSNTADVTRAIEDRLLPLVRQPHELGGAALPVSCSVGVALFPDDGEDIETLMQNADAAMYQAKAAGRNLVKFFSPDMAERARYRLTLEACLRTAITEREFRLAYQPCVDARTGELVAVEGLLRWNSPQIGTVSPVQFIPVAEDTRLIIPIGAWVIDEACRQLAEWDEEGRMHLRVSINLSAIQLRDPDLLETLADSLAQYRVAPERLELEITETVLMDNAENYLQTIQAIRKLGVKISLDDFGIGYSSLNYLNRFPLDRLKIDRAFVQDMLDAPADLAIIRAIVELGHELGLRVVAEGVESEHQARILRNIGCDELQGFLFSKALSPAELWYWSSARMVA, encoded by the coding sequence ATGAATCGCAACCCGTTCTTCCATTTTCTCGGACGTCTTCGCGTCGGCCGCAAGTTGCTGCTGATTTATCTGCTCGACCTCAGCGCGGTGGTCTACATCAGCGGCATTCTGATCCACGAGAAGTACATTGCGATCGACTTCTCCGACAAGGAACTGGTTGGCAATGCCTACGTTGCAATCGTGCACGATGCGGTCATCGACTTTGCCATGGCGGGGGCGGGCCAGCCGCGGACCGCGCCTCACTCGCAGGAAACCGCGAGTAAGCTCGCCGACGCCGAGCACCGCTTCGGCGCGAACATGCAAAGCGCGGAGATAAACGAAAAGGTCCGCACGGCACTCGCCGCGATCTCGACACCGCACGCGAGCGCAGCGACGGTGGACGATGGACTCGAAGCGACGCGCGCGCTGGTGACGCGAATCGGCAACCAGTCCAACCTGATTCTGGACCCGGACCTCGACAGCTACTACGCGATGTCGCTGTCGATTCTGCGCTACCCGGAACTGCTCAACGACATCAACCGGATCGGCCGTCATCTGCACAATGCCGGCGCGAGATTGCACGACGCACCGATGAGCCGCGACGAGATGCGTACCCGCTACCTCGTGCTGGAGGGGCAACTCGATGCAGTACTGCAGGGGCTACGCTCCGACTACGCGGAAGCTTCGGCGGCGAACGGCACGCTGAGCGGCACGATCGGACCGTCGATTGCACGCATGCTCGCCGCCATCGAAACCTATCGCCATGTGGCTGGCGCAGCGGTCGACAATGGCGCGGACACGGCCACGCTGGCCGCGCTCGATGCCGCGCAGCAGCAGGTCATCACGAGCGTGAGCGACGCGTGGAGTATGACCGGCAGTCAACTCGAAAGTCTTCTGCATGCCCGCGTGCGCGGTCTTTTTCAGCGCATGTGGCTACACCTCGGGACGGCATTTTTTCTGCTGTGCGCGATTCTCAGCATGGTGTATTTCGTCGCCCAGCAGGTGTCGCGCCCGTTGCGCCAGCTTGCGCGTGTGATGGATACCGTACGCCGCACAGGCGACCATTCATTGCGCGCCAACTGGCACAGTCAGGATGAGATCGGCCAGCTCGTGCGAGGCTTCAACGACATGCTGGCGCAGCTCGACCGCGAGCGCGACGTGCAGAAGGAACTCGCTGCGACCGCGAGAGCGTCGGCGGCGCAATACGCGCTCGTCGAAGCGACGCCGGTGCCGATGGTCGTGACCGCGATTCCCGGCCACGAGGTGCTGCATGCGAACCGGCCCGCGCTGGCCTGGCTGAACGGCTGCACGGTTGACCCATGGGGCTACGGGCTCGACTCCGAAGTGCGCGCGCGGTTTTTCCAGCAACTCTCCGACCGCGACGCCGTGGACGAATTCGAGGTGCGCTGGCTGGCCAGTGGTGAACCCACGTGGGCGATGCTGTCGGCGCGGCGCCTCGACTTCCAGGGACGCGACGCGGTGTTGACGGCTTTCACTCCCATCAACCAGATCAAGCTGATGGAGCAGCGGCTGGAATTGTGGGGCAAGGTGTTCGAAGCATCATCCGAGGCCATTCTGATTCTCGATGCACAACGACGGCTCGTGACCGCCAACGCGTCGTTTTATCGGGCCACTGGCTACCGTGCCGACGATGTCGCCGGCAAGGAGCCGGCTTTCCTTTTCGGCGCGCAGGAGCAGGGCGATATTTTCCCGTCCGTCATCGATTCCGTCGACCGTCTGAGCGCGTGGCACGGCGAAGCGCAGGTGCGGCGGCGGGCGGGCAGCGACTATCCGGCGTGGCTGATGGTGAGCGCCGTGCGCGACCGCCGGGCGAATCTGTCGCACTACATCTGCACGTTGATCGACATCACGGACCGCAAGAAAAGCGAGGCGCGCATCCAGTTTCTCGCCGAGCACGACGTGCTGACGGAATTGCCGAACCGCGAACTGTTCGTGAAGCGCCTGGGCGTCGCGCTCGCCAATGCGCGGCGCACGGGCCAACGCGCCGCGGTGCTCTTCATCGACCTGGACCGTTTCAAGAACATCAACGATTCGCTCGGTCATCATATTGGCGACAATCTGTTGCGCTCGGTGTCGCGACGACTGCTGCAAGCTGTGCGCAGCAACGACACGGTTAGCCGGCTGGGTGGCGACGAGTTCACCGTGATCCTCAACGGTGTGAGCAACACGGCGGACGTGACGCGCGCCATCGAAGACCGCCTGTTGCCGCTCGTGCGGCAGCCGCATGAACTTGGCGGCGCTGCGTTGCCGGTGTCGTGCAGTGTCGGCGTCGCGCTTTTCCCGGACGACGGCGAAGACATCGAAACCCTGATGCAGAACGCGGACGCCGCGATGTATCAGGCGAAAGCGGCCGGCCGCAATCTCGTCAAGTTCTTCTCGCCCGATATGGCCGAACGCGCGCGCTACCGGTTGACGCTCGAAGCGTGTCTGCGCACGGCGATTACGGAGCGCGAGTTCCGGCTTGCGTATCAGCCGTGCGTCGATGCGCGCACGGGCGAACTGGTTGCCGTCGAAGGTCTATTGCGGTGGAACAGTCCGCAGATCGGCACGGTGTCGCCGGTGCAATTCATTCCGGTCGCGGAAGATACGCGGCTCATCATCCCGATCGGTGCATGGGTGATCGACGAAGCCTGCCGGCAACTCGCCGAGTGGGATGAAGAGGGGCGGATGCATTTGCGCGTGTCGATCAATCTGTCGGCGATACAACTGCGCGATCCAGATCTGCTGGAGACTCTCGCGGACAGTCTCGCGCAATATCGCGTCGCACCCGAGCGGCTCGAACTCGAGATTACCGAGACGGTGCTGATGGACAACGCGGAGAACTATCTTCAAACGATTCAGGCGATCCGCAAGCTTGGCGTCAAGATTTCCCTCGATGACTTTGGTATTGGTTACTCGAGTCTCAACTATCTGAACCGGTTTCCTCTCGATCGCCTGAAGATCGACCGTGCGTTCGTACAGGACATGCTCGATGCACCGGCCGATCTCGCGATCATTCGGGCGATCGTCGAGCTTGGACATGAACTGGGTCTTCGGGTGGTTGCCGAAGGTGTCGAGAGCGAGCATCAGGCGCGCATTCTGCGCAATATCGGATGCGATGAACTGCAGGGTTTCCTTTTCTCGAAAGCTTTGTCGCCTGCTGAATTGTGGTACTGGAGTAGCGCGCGGATGGTGGCGTGA
- a CDS encoding sensor histidine kinase: protein MSASPGAYAHPWRVVILPGADPSLPAAFEQIQTLRSTLSAVAPDGVDFYTDSLDGLRFDSAALMPDFLALMRRKYEHRQVDIVIGLADFALEFTRKYHAEIWPGVPVVISSIDDRRLAGLPPDFAHVPMRLDIDGTLAMAESLQPDAHRLVVVGGVSEFDRDGADRAAAVAAQRTSHKWRVEVWRGLSLPELRQRLATLDRHSAVLYAGMFRDREGRTYFPYEVVGPMAEVSGAPIYSWYPTYLPYGLTGGSVISFRKNGQITGELAASILLGKQAAPGAMTSMGASHCVANVTRLEKLGLRADSLPPDCELIDVPPSIWRQYRGAVVLALAVLAMQALTIAALLWQRRGRHVAEDEATLRRAELARAARFAAAGELSASIAHEVGQPLGAILSNADAASMMIDKPEPNLEELHAILADVRRDALRANEVVQRLRTLLQKQSVAFGPVGIDDTVAETLALLGPESRRRNVTIEASLDAGGIQLQGDRIQLQQVLLNLAINALDAMQETPPSARILSISTRKSGNGLEITVADRGHGIPAGEKKRLFESLYTTKPHGMGLGLSIVRTIVEAHRGRVTVADRDGGGSVFRVWLPERGTPAHAANRRASRHGAAETNLTQQHPTIQGGRL from the coding sequence TTGAGCGCCTCGCCCGGTGCTTACGCGCATCCATGGCGGGTGGTTATTTTGCCAGGTGCCGACCCCTCTCTACCGGCGGCCTTCGAACAGATCCAGACTCTTCGTAGCACGCTCTCCGCAGTTGCGCCCGACGGTGTGGATTTTTATACCGATTCGCTCGACGGCTTGCGCTTCGACAGTGCCGCGCTAATGCCCGACTTCCTTGCCTTGATGAGACGGAAGTACGAGCACCGGCAGGTCGACATCGTCATTGGACTGGCCGACTTCGCGTTGGAGTTCACGCGCAAATATCACGCGGAAATCTGGCCTGGCGTGCCGGTCGTGATTTCCAGCATCGATGATCGCCGGCTCGCGGGACTGCCCCCCGACTTCGCGCATGTGCCGATGCGACTCGACATCGACGGTACGCTGGCCATGGCCGAAAGCCTCCAACCCGATGCGCACCGTCTGGTGGTAGTAGGCGGCGTCAGCGAGTTCGATCGCGACGGCGCGGACCGGGCTGCCGCCGTCGCGGCGCAACGCACTAGCCACAAATGGCGGGTCGAAGTCTGGCGAGGTCTGTCGTTGCCCGAACTGCGCCAGCGTCTCGCAACGCTCGACAGGCACAGCGCGGTCCTGTACGCAGGCATGTTCCGCGATCGTGAAGGCCGTACTTATTTTCCCTACGAAGTCGTCGGCCCAATGGCCGAGGTGTCCGGCGCACCCATCTATAGCTGGTATCCCACGTATCTTCCGTACGGCCTGACGGGCGGGTCCGTTATCAGCTTCAGGAAAAACGGCCAGATCACGGGCGAACTTGCTGCATCGATATTGCTCGGCAAGCAGGCGGCACCGGGTGCCATGACGTCGATGGGAGCGTCGCATTGCGTCGCGAACGTGACACGGCTGGAAAAACTCGGGCTTCGCGCCGATTCGTTGCCGCCGGATTGCGAATTGATCGACGTACCGCCGTCGATCTGGCGTCAGTATCGTGGCGCCGTCGTGCTCGCGCTGGCGGTTTTAGCCATGCAGGCCCTGACGATTGCTGCACTGCTCTGGCAGCGTCGCGGGCGGCATGTCGCGGAGGATGAGGCCACCCTTCGGCGCGCAGAACTGGCGCGTGCAGCGCGCTTCGCGGCTGCGGGCGAACTGAGCGCTTCGATTGCCCATGAAGTCGGTCAGCCGCTAGGGGCCATTCTCAGCAACGCGGATGCCGCGAGCATGATGATCGACAAACCCGAGCCTAATCTCGAGGAATTGCACGCCATCCTGGCCGATGTACGGCGCGACGCGCTGCGCGCCAACGAGGTGGTGCAACGTCTGCGTACCCTGCTGCAAAAACAGTCGGTGGCATTCGGTCCGGTAGGTATCGACGATACGGTCGCTGAAACGCTCGCCCTGCTCGGCCCGGAATCGCGGCGCCGCAACGTGACAATCGAAGCGAGCCTGGACGCGGGCGGGATTCAACTTCAAGGTGACCGGATCCAGTTGCAGCAGGTCCTGCTCAACCTCGCCATCAACGCACTGGACGCGATGCAGGAGACGCCGCCGTCTGCACGCATCCTGTCGATCTCGACACGTAAGAGCGGCAACGGGCTCGAAATAACCGTGGCCGATCGCGGCCACGGCATTCCGGCGGGAGAAAAAAAGCGACTGTTCGAGTCGCTCTATACGACCAAGCCGCACGGTATGGGCCTGGGCTTATCCATCGTCAGGACCATCGTCGAGGCCCACCGTGGCCGCGTCACCGTTGCGGATCGGGACGGCGGGGGCAGCGTCTTCAGGGTGTGGCTGCCGGAGCGCGGCACGCCGGCTCATGCTGCGAACCGCCGGGCCAGCCGGCATGGCGCCGCCGAGACGAACCTGACCCAGCAGCATCCAACGATACAGGGAGGACGCTTGTGA